A single Acetivibrio cellulolyticus CD2 DNA region contains:
- a CDS encoding DEAD/DEAH box helicase: protein MRVIIRDEEWMIKKVDTNTLGRKSISCIGISRLVKDYETVFLTDLEKIEQVDPAKIKLVVDDSPFYRRSRLYIESQWRQKIPTDTALHIGNRAAMDLMNFQLEPAQISLKRPRQRILIADTVGLGKTLEAGILMSELIARGKGKRILVVTVKSMMTQFQKEMWNRFTIPLVRLDSNKIQKIRSQLPANYNPFFYYDKTIVSIDTLKRDIEYRTHLENSWWDIIVIDEAHNVAERGSRQAQRSRLAKLLAERSDTLIMLSATPHDGRSESFASLMNMLDPTAIANPHDYKKEDIKGLCIRRFKKDVKDQVRGAFKERSVSIENCTATDAEEYAFDLFAQMQLEMDTGKHQIAGQLFKTSLEKAMFSSPAACIKSIEERLKKLGKKYDNNDIKDIAQLEGLRDALLKVDANKFSRYQKLFDLLKSKDYNWSPTKPDDRVVIFTERIETMRYLVAQLRKDLNLKEDAIQEIYGGMSDSEQQKVVEDFGRVEAPVRILVASDVASQGINLHYLSHRLIHFDIPWSLMVFQQRNGRIDRYGQHEKPDIRYMTINSKNYKVKGDMRVIEILVKKEEQAYKNIGDPTLLLGKFNVEEEEMLIAQALENNIDADTFSAQIDNSADEFNPFELLMQSAVDNTIRTEVHEDETLFSDVNYIRSAMNYFSKEDKNPVQNLATVEGVEIKVTPELRRRLAVLIPEDAMPQTDYLRLSPDKNFCMNEMKRSMQNNMSETAWPATQFLWPIHPVFNWIDDKASLLFGRGEAPLVGIPEKLSEREVIYIIAGTIPNRKSTPVVDEWFGLKFENGKFVEEMTIEQVILKTGFGRNDVPNRNNLPESAKGIVGEAMNVVVEEAQKVLKRYFKEYQDNIDPLIYEELEKLEGLKDKHKTYQLSLFESERKKGEEERRVDALFNTYIDWVHDTLEIEDNPYLRVVAVLMGV from the coding sequence ATGAGAGTAATAATTCGTGATGAAGAATGGATGATAAAGAAGGTTGATACCAATACACTAGGAAGAAAATCAATTAGCTGCATTGGAATATCAAGATTAGTAAAGGACTATGAAACGGTGTTTTTAACTGATCTCGAAAAAATAGAGCAAGTAGATCCGGCAAAGATAAAGCTAGTAGTAGATGACTCACCTTTTTACAGAAGATCAAGGTTATATATAGAAAGCCAGTGGCGCCAGAAGATACCTACTGATACCGCATTACATATTGGTAATCGTGCAGCGATGGATTTAATGAACTTCCAGCTTGAGCCTGCACAAATTTCATTAAAACGTCCACGTCAGCGTATTCTTATTGCTGATACTGTTGGTCTTGGAAAAACACTTGAAGCAGGAATACTCATGTCTGAGCTTATTGCAAGAGGAAAAGGGAAAAGAATACTTGTTGTCACAGTAAAAAGCATGATGACACAGTTTCAAAAGGAAATGTGGAATAGGTTTACAATTCCTCTTGTACGCCTTGACTCAAACAAGATACAAAAAATCCGATCACAGTTACCAGCAAATTACAACCCGTTCTTTTATTATGACAAGACAATAGTTTCAATAGATACACTGAAAAGGGATATAGAATACAGGACTCACCTTGAGAATTCCTGGTGGGACATTATTGTTATAGATGAAGCACACAATGTTGCGGAACGCGGCAGCCGTCAAGCACAGCGTTCAAGATTGGCAAAGCTGTTAGCGGAACGTTCAGACACATTAATAATGCTTTCAGCCACACCCCATGATGGTCGCAGTGAAAGCTTTGCATCACTCATGAATATGCTTGATCCTACAGCAATTGCAAATCCCCATGATTATAAAAAGGAAGATATCAAGGGACTTTGCATCAGAAGATTCAAAAAGGATGTAAAAGATCAGGTCAGAGGAGCATTTAAAGAGCGAAGTGTGAGTATTGAAAATTGTACTGCAACAGATGCTGAGGAGTATGCTTTTGATCTGTTCGCACAGATGCAACTTGAAATGGATACAGGAAAACATCAAATAGCAGGTCAGCTTTTTAAGACGAGCTTGGAAAAGGCTATGTTTTCAAGTCCTGCTGCTTGTATAAAGAGTATTGAAGAGAGATTGAAAAAACTAGGGAAAAAGTATGATAATAATGACATAAAAGATATTGCTCAACTCGAAGGCCTTCGTGATGCCCTTCTAAAGGTTGATGCAAATAAATTTTCAAGATATCAAAAACTTTTTGATTTGCTGAAAAGTAAAGACTATAACTGGAGTCCAACAAAGCCTGATGATAGAGTTGTTATTTTTACAGAACGTATTGAGACAATGAGATATCTTGTTGCACAGCTTCGAAAAGATTTAAATTTAAAAGAAGATGCAATTCAGGAAATATACGGCGGGATGAGTGATAGTGAGCAACAGAAGGTGGTTGAAGACTTTGGCAGAGTTGAGGCTCCTGTACGAATACTTGTTGCCTCGGATGTTGCTTCACAAGGTATTAATTTGCACTATCTGTCCCATAGATTGATACATTTTGATATTCCATGGTCGCTTATGGTATTTCAGCAGAGAAATGGCCGTATTGATCGTTATGGACAACATGAAAAGCCTGATATCCGCTATATGACTATAAATAGTAAAAATTATAAAGTAAAGGGAGATATGAGGGTTATAGAGATTCTTGTTAAAAAAGAGGAGCAGGCGTATAAGAATATCGGTGATCCAACATTATTGCTTGGCAAATTTAATGTTGAAGAGGAAGAAATGCTTATTGCCCAAGCACTTGAAAACAACATTGATGCAGATACATTTTCTGCACAAATTGACAACAGTGCTGATGAATTTAACCCGTTTGAGCTGTTGATGCAGAGTGCCGTTGATAATACAATTAGGACTGAAGTTCATGAAGACGAGACTCTCTTTTCTGATGTAAATTATATTCGAAGTGCTATGAATTACTTTTCAAAGGAAGATAAAAACCCTGTACAGAATCTCGCTACAGTGGAAGGTGTTGAAATAAAAGTAACGCCGGAACTGAGACGCAGACTGGCTGTATTGATTCCTGAAGATGCAATGCCTCAGACAGACTATTTGAGATTAAGCCCTGATAAAAATTTCTGTATGAATGAAATGAAACGTAGTATGCAGAATAATATGAGTGAAACTGCATGGCCGGCAACACAGTTTTTATGGCCTATTCACCCTGTTTTTAACTGGATAGACGATAAAGCTAGCTTGTTATTTGGTAGAGGAGAAGCACCACTTGTAGGTATTCCTGAAAAATTAAGTGAAAGAGAAGTAATTTATATTATTGCAGGAACTATACCAAACAGAAAATCAACACCGGTTGTAGATGAGTGGTTTGGATTAAAGTTTGAGAATGGTAAATTTGTTGAAGAAATGACAATAGAACAAGTAATTTTAAAGACTGGTTTCGGAAGGAATGATGTTCCGAATAGAAATAATCTTCCTGAATCAGCAAAGGGTATTGTTGGAGAGGCCATGAATGTTGTGGTTGAAGAAGCCCAAAAAGTTCTTAAACGCTATTTCAAGGAATATCAGGACAATATTGATCCATTAATATATGAAGAGCTTGAAAAACTAGAAGGTTTAAAGGATAAACATAAAACTTATCAGCTTTCATTATTTGAAAGTGAACGGAAAAAAGGTGAAGAAGAACGCAGAGTAGATGCACTATTTAATACATATATAGATTGGGTGCATGATACACTGGAAATTGAAGATAATCCATACTTGCGTGTAGTAGCAGTATTAATGGGGGTGTAA
- a CDS encoding Eco57I restriction-modification methylase domain-containing protein, with protein MMDLTGINNYNEYYTNHYFASVFEENAAETITAWKNASKESEELRTPWSLLRDCAKLYYTIYDKSKRTKNDSQILPMIKDLADICLESLGFPNAEPFCINTEDGIKIPVYLEIKKANGAPLLWVMLAHSPESDSSLMQSYCFDVGESIFESGKTNIHCEEFATKILFSLSEPPRWIVVIGLNGIALIDRNKWNEKRYLEFDLEEIFSRREESTLQAMAVLLHKNSLCPYEGTSLLDKLSDNSHKHSAGVSQDLKYALRSSIELLGNEVLYDMKHRLNRDLENDPVDAGQLTLECLRYMYRMLFMLFIESRPELGYAPMKTQAYVKGYSIESLRDITENIRQEIDEVGEGYYLHETLSKLYDLIYNGYPHSEEELKKLSGSESLHDVFVIEPLKAHIFDPEYTKMITEAKLRNCVMLEIIDLMSVTRSTGRRGDRRGRISYSNLGINQMGAVYEALLSYRGFIAEETLFEVKRERDDFDELDVGYFVPESELHNYTEEERVRYQSGENKSKLRKYEKGTFIYRLAGREREKSASYYTPEVLTKCLVKYALKELLEDKTADEILELTICEPAMGSAAFLNEAINQMAEAYIDKKQKELGDNISYENRNQEIQRVKMYIADRNVYGIDLNPIAVELAEVSLWLNTIYKDGFVPWFNTQLVNGNSLIGARRQCYRIESLVTTQNAAKWFNNAPERIMPGDKRMPKKQIYHFLMGDPGMANYTDKVIRELAPEEIKKLAAWNKKFTKPYEESDLESLLRISKIVDTLWEKQVELRREVEEKTADKLTVYGHEDLIKDSRTTIREKDWIYQKLYKSEEMENAGPYARLKFAMDYWCALWFWPIDKVDLLPTRSEFIFDLSLILEGGIMSVNAKVAFGQISLFPTQIEEMAQDIIGKYDDLSKVDLRQLCKNEPRLQLAKEIAEKNKFFHWELEFADLFEKRGGFDLVIGNPPWIRLEWNEQAVLSDRHPFFAVKDFTATQITHQRNGALSTKITHELYFSEYETTTGTQNFLNAIQNYRNLKGQQTNLFKCFLPQAWQFCGKSGLSSFIHPDSVYDDPNGGVLREEIYPLLRKHFQFTNELKLFSEVDHHTVFSLNVYCNKPCTTFDTITNLFDVSTIDQCYDDSIKGEVPGIKDDNNNWNIKGHPDRIVHVGKKELQLFAKLFDASDNWSQARLPALHAKQYVDVLLRFNEYKTKIEQIKNNLFSTVMWDETKAQKDCMITRNVHFPESGMDAIYSGPHIGVANPFFKASRRLCKLNSDYDSIDLTQMESNYYQRCNYSLGCTIDDYSLKVQNTPWGVKYHNEFKLISRTMLYMNGERTLISAIIPRNTSHINGLFGLAFSNMKDLVSVAGTFASIPYDFFIKVTGMSNFRISTVVGLPFIRNLPQVLCRILMLNSLTNNYSELWKRCWEPNYVYTSWSKSDPRLKRERFSSLTQEWTWDTPFRTDYERRQALIEIDVLTAMELGITLDQLKTIYRNQFFVLQSYESDTWYDSNGRIAFTNNRSLTNVGFSRTAWNEIRDAKSGTFTHTIIDDTVPSGPVERTIEYIAPFDRCDREQDYETAWAFFEKKFKNESN; from the coding sequence ATGATGGATTTGACAGGTATAAATAATTATAACGAATATTATACCAACCATTACTTTGCTTCTGTATTTGAAGAGAATGCCGCCGAAACAATAACAGCATGGAAAAATGCGTCGAAGGAGTCGGAAGAACTCCGTACACCATGGTCATTGCTCCGGGATTGTGCAAAGTTATATTATACAATTTATGATAAGTCTAAAAGGACAAAAAATGATTCGCAGATACTACCCATGATTAAAGATCTGGCAGACATTTGTCTTGAATCATTGGGGTTTCCAAATGCAGAACCATTTTGTATTAATACAGAGGATGGGATAAAAATACCGGTTTATCTGGAAATAAAAAAGGCAAACGGTGCTCCGCTTTTATGGGTAATGCTTGCTCATTCTCCCGAAAGCGATTCAAGTCTCATGCAAAGCTATTGCTTTGATGTGGGAGAAAGCATTTTTGAGAGCGGTAAAACTAATATCCATTGTGAAGAATTTGCGACAAAGATTTTATTCTCATTATCAGAACCGCCAAGGTGGATAGTTGTAATAGGTTTAAACGGTATTGCTCTTATTGACAGAAACAAGTGGAACGAAAAAAGATATCTTGAATTTGATCTTGAAGAAATTTTTAGCCGGAGAGAAGAGAGCACTTTGCAGGCTATGGCAGTATTGCTGCATAAAAATAGTTTATGTCCTTATGAAGGTACATCGCTTCTTGACAAGCTTAGTGATAATTCACACAAGCATTCAGCTGGGGTGTCCCAGGATCTAAAATATGCACTTCGTTCAAGTATAGAGCTTCTTGGCAACGAAGTTTTGTATGATATGAAGCACCGCTTGAACCGTGATCTGGAAAATGATCCTGTTGATGCAGGACAGCTGACTTTGGAATGCTTGCGGTATATGTATCGTATGCTTTTCATGTTGTTTATAGAATCCCGTCCTGAACTTGGATATGCTCCAATGAAGACACAAGCTTATGTTAAGGGGTATTCCATTGAAAGCCTGCGTGATATTACTGAAAATATCCGCCAGGAAATTGACGAAGTGGGCGAAGGATATTATCTACATGAAACATTATCAAAACTGTATGATTTGATTTATAACGGATATCCTCATTCTGAAGAAGAATTAAAGAAACTATCCGGCTCGGAATCACTTCATGATGTATTTGTTATTGAGCCATTAAAAGCTCACATATTTGATCCAGAGTATACAAAAATGATTACAGAAGCAAAGCTCCGCAACTGTGTCATGCTCGAGATTATTGATCTCATGAGTGTTACACGTTCTACAGGCAGAAGGGGAGATCGCAGGGGAAGAATATCCTATTCTAACCTTGGTATAAATCAGATGGGAGCGGTATATGAAGCACTTCTTTCTTATAGAGGATTTATAGCAGAAGAAACACTGTTTGAAGTAAAACGTGAACGAGATGATTTTGATGAACTTGATGTTGGATATTTTGTACCTGAAAGTGAGCTGCACAACTATACGGAGGAAGAAAGGGTACGTTATCAATCAGGTGAAAATAAAAGCAAGCTTCGAAAATATGAAAAGGGTACATTTATTTACAGGTTGGCAGGTCGGGAACGTGAAAAGTCTGCGTCATACTATACTCCTGAAGTGTTAACAAAATGCCTGGTTAAGTATGCCTTAAAAGAACTTCTAGAAGACAAAACAGCTGATGAAATACTTGAACTTACTATTTGTGAGCCTGCTATGGGAAGTGCTGCCTTCTTAAACGAAGCTATCAATCAAATGGCAGAGGCATATATAGATAAAAAGCAGAAAGAACTAGGCGACAACATATCTTATGAAAATAGGAATCAAGAAATACAGCGGGTTAAAATGTATATTGCAGACCGCAATGTATATGGTATAGATTTAAACCCTATAGCAGTAGAGCTTGCAGAAGTTTCTCTGTGGCTTAATACGATTTATAAGGATGGTTTTGTTCCATGGTTTAATACACAGCTTGTTAATGGCAACTCTTTAATTGGTGCAAGAAGACAGTGCTATCGAATAGAATCACTTGTTACAACCCAGAATGCTGCAAAGTGGTTTAATAATGCACCTGAGAGAATCATGCCCGGTGATAAACGAATGCCTAAAAAGCAGATTTATCATTTCCTTATGGGTGACCCCGGCATGGCAAACTATACAGATAAGGTTATAAGAGAGCTCGCTCCAGAGGAAATAAAGAAGCTTGCAGCTTGGAATAAAAAGTTTACTAAGCCATATGAGGAAAGTGACTTAGAATCATTACTTCGGATTTCAAAAATAGTAGATACCCTTTGGGAAAAACAAGTGGAACTAAGGCGTGAGGTAGAAGAAAAAACAGCCGACAAACTTACTGTTTATGGACATGAAGATTTAATAAAAGACTCTCGTACAACTATTCGAGAGAAGGACTGGATTTATCAGAAACTTTATAAGTCAGAGGAAATGGAAAATGCAGGACCATATGCAAGACTTAAATTTGCTATGGACTATTGGTGTGCCCTTTGGTTTTGGCCTATTGATAAGGTTGACCTTCTACCGACAAGGAGCGAATTCATTTTTGATTTATCGCTTATTCTTGAAGGTGGTATTATGTCAGTTAATGCGAAAGTAGCATTTGGTCAAATATCTTTATTCCCAACGCAAATAGAGGAAATGGCACAGGATATTATCGGCAAATATGATGATTTGAGTAAGGTTGACCTTCGACAGCTTTGTAAAAATGAACCCCGTTTGCAACTTGCAAAGGAAATTGCCGAGAAGAATAAGTTCTTTCATTGGGAACTTGAATTTGCTGATTTATTTGAGAAACGGGGTGGGTTTGATTTAGTTATTGGTAATCCACCATGGATTAGGTTGGAGTGGAATGAGCAGGCGGTATTGTCTGATAGACATCCATTTTTTGCAGTCAAAGATTTTACAGCAACACAGATCACTCATCAACGTAACGGAGCTCTCTCTACAAAGATTACTCATGAATTATATTTTTCTGAATATGAAACTACAACTGGTACACAGAATTTTTTAAATGCTATACAAAATTACCGAAATTTGAAAGGGCAACAAACTAATCTATTTAAGTGCTTTTTACCACAAGCATGGCAGTTTTGTGGAAAATCTGGTCTGTCTTCTTTTATTCATCCAGATAGCGTATACGATGATCCAAATGGAGGTGTATTGAGAGAGGAGATATACCCACTACTACGTAAGCATTTCCAATTTACTAACGAGTTAAAGCTATTTTCAGAAGTGGATCATCACACAGTTTTTAGTTTAAACGTGTATTGTAATAAGCCATGTACAACATTTGACACTATTACGAATCTTTTTGATGTGTCTACTATTGACCAATGCTATGATGATTCAATAAAGGGAGAAGTTCCTGGAATAAAAGATGATAATAATAATTGGAATATAAAAGGTCATCCTGATCGGATTGTTCATGTTGGTAAAAAGGAATTACAGCTCTTTGCAAAATTATTTGATGCAAGTGATAATTGGAGTCAAGCAAGGCTTCCAGCTCTTCATGCTAAACAGTATGTTGATGTTCTACTGCGTTTTAATGAATATAAGACGAAAATAGAACAAATAAAAAACAATTTGTTTTCTACTGTTATGTGGGACGAAACGAAAGCACAAAAGGATTGTATGATAACTAGAAATGTTCACTTTCCTGAAAGTGGAATGGATGCTATTTATTCAGGTCCTCATATTGGTGTAGCAAATCCATTTTTTAAAGCTTCTCGTAGACTATGTAAGTTAAATAGTGACTATGATAGTATTGACTTAACACAAATGGAGTCTAATTATTACCAAAGGTGTAATTATTCTCTTGGCTGTACAATTGATGACTACTCATTAAAAGTACAGAATACACCTTGGGGTGTAAAATATCACAATGAATTTAAACTTATTTCACGAACAATGCTATATATGAATGGAGAACGAACGCTAATTTCTGCTATAATTCCAAGAAATACTTCTCACATTAATGGGTTGTTTGGATTAGCTTTTTCTAATATGAAAGATTTAGTGTCGGTTGCGGGAACTTTTGCATCAATACCTTATGATTTTTTTATAAAGGTTACAGGAATGAGTAATTTCCGTATTTCAACTGTTGTTGGTTTACCGTTCATTAGAAATTTACCACAAGTTCTTTGTCGTATATTAATGTTGAATTCACTTACAAATAATTATTCTGAACTATGGAAACGATGTTGGGAACCAAACTACGTTTATACATCTTGGTCTAAATCTGATCCTAGGCTAAAGCGTGAACGTTTTAGTTCTCTTACTCAAGAATGGACATGGGATACTCCATTTCGTACTGATTATGAACGTCGCCAAGCTCTTATAGAGATTGATGTTCTTACAGCAATGGAGCTAGGTATAACTCTTGACCAGTTAAAAACAATATATCGAAATCAGTTTTTTGTATTACAGTCCTACGAGTCAGATACATGGTACGACAGTAATGGTCGAATTGCATTTACCAACAACCGTAGTCTTACCAACGTTGGATTCTCCCGAACTGCGTGGAATGAAATCAGGGATGCAAAAAGTGGTACATTTACCCATACCATCATCGATGACACTGTGCCTAGTGGTCCTGTAGAGCGTACAATAGAATACATTGCACCTTTTGATCGTTGCGACCGTGAGCAGGATTATGAAACTGCATGGGCTTTTTTTGAAAAGAAATTTAAAAATGAAAGCAATTAA
- a CDS encoding MFS transporter — translation MKDTKTIRLIYLYKFFAWFHMFSAILIPFFTSWAKLSIFQFMFLESWCMLCMLIFEIPTGGIADYLSRKASLQLGLGIQMIGFVIYVSVPNFYMYMLGELVVALGFSLISGAEESFIYDTVKAQGREEESMKVLGKAESFGIAGIMVAAPLGSFIAGKLGLSYPMFLMFIPLGVALILLSFMKEPVCSNKEKVQRSYFGTIKSGLLFFYNHKAIKTIALDGIVITTVGFLMLWLYQIMLKDLGVNVAYFGIVNAVFTGLEILLLNNYSNLEKILKSRKRLIFWGSIIIGAMLLIGGFLKSVWVAIIVILTVISICMTRRTLTINYINKYIPSENRATVISCVSMLISLCKMLLFPVVGLIIDKTSANVVLIGLGIFVLIFAVTSRVEERHLVGKIEAES, via the coding sequence ATGAAGGATACAAAAACAATCCGGTTAATATATCTGTATAAATTTTTTGCCTGGTTTCATATGTTTTCAGCGATATTGATTCCCTTTTTTACGTCGTGGGCAAAGCTGTCTATATTTCAGTTTATGTTTCTTGAATCATGGTGTATGCTTTGTATGCTGATTTTTGAGATACCTACAGGCGGAATTGCAGACTATTTGAGCAGAAAGGCGTCGCTTCAATTGGGGTTAGGAATTCAGATGATAGGATTTGTTATCTATGTGTCAGTGCCTAATTTCTATATGTATATGCTTGGGGAATTGGTGGTAGCGCTTGGATTTTCGCTTATATCGGGAGCCGAAGAGTCATTTATATATGATACAGTAAAGGCACAAGGCAGGGAAGAAGAATCAATGAAAGTATTAGGCAAGGCTGAAAGCTTTGGTATTGCGGGGATTATGGTGGCAGCACCGTTAGGTAGTTTTATTGCAGGAAAACTTGGATTAAGCTATCCAATGTTTTTGATGTTTATTCCTTTGGGTGTTGCACTAATTCTTTTGTCTTTTATGAAAGAACCTGTATGCAGCAATAAGGAAAAAGTTCAACGGAGTTATTTTGGCACAATAAAAAGCGGGTTACTTTTTTTCTATAATCATAAAGCCATAAAAACCATTGCATTGGATGGAATTGTCATAACTACAGTAGGTTTTCTGATGTTATGGCTTTATCAGATTATGTTAAAGGATTTAGGCGTTAATGTTGCTTATTTTGGTATTGTTAATGCTGTATTTACAGGGCTGGAAATTCTTTTGCTTAACAACTATTCTAACCTGGAAAAAATTCTAAAGTCCAGAAAAAGGTTGATATTTTGGGGTTCGATTATAATTGGAGCCATGCTACTTATAGGTGGGTTTCTAAAATCAGTTTGGGTAGCTATTATTGTTATTCTGACTGTTATAAGCATATGTATGACTCGAAGAACTTTGACTATAAACTACATAAACAAGTATATTCCTTCCGAAAACCGTGCAACTGTAATATCTTGTGTATCGATGCTCATTAGCCTTTGCAAGATGCTGTTGTTTCCCGTTGTTGGACTGATTATTGATAAGACTTCTGCAAATGTTGTGTTAATCGGACTTGGTATATTTGTACTTATTTTTGCAGTAACTTCAAGAGTGGAAGAGAGACATCTTGTTGGTAAAATTGAAGCTGAAAGCTAA